TCTTTGGTTTTGCTTCAGTTAAACAGGATATGAGGGTCGATTTGCCGGCATTCGGCAGACCGACAAGCCCTATGTCGGCAAGAAGCTTAAGGACCAGGTGAAGGTGCCTCCCCTGTCCTTCTCCCCCATAATCAAACTCGAGAGGGGTACGATGTGTTGATGACAGAAACCGGCTGTTGCCCCTTCCACCCCTTCCCCCTTTTACGATAACATGGCTTTCGCCGTCTTGTGTAATTTCGCACAGAAGCGAGGTGTCATCCTCACCGTATATAACGGTACCGAGGGGCACAGAGATGTTGATGTCCCTGCCGTTCCTGCCTGTTTTGTTTTTCCCGCTTCCATGTTTACCGTTCTCCGCCCTGTATATACGTTTGTATCTGAAATCCATGAGGCTTGTGAGGCTGCTCATACCGGATATGATTACATCTCCTCCTTTGCCCCCGTCCCCGCCATCAGGTCCGCCGCGCGGGACAAAGCTTTCCCTTCTGAAACTTACACACCCGTTACCGCCTTTACCAGCCTCAACATAGATCTTTGCTTCATCAACAAATTTCATTCAACAGGATAGACATGGGCCTGCTTTTTATCTCCCGCCGATTCAAACCTTACGATCCCATCTATCAGCGCAAAGAGGGTGCGGTCACGGCCCATCCCCACATTGTCGCCCGGGTGAACCTTTGTGCCATGCTGCCTCATAATAATGGTCCCGGCCTTGACGGCCTGACCACCGAAGATCTTCACGCCGAGCCTCTGCCCTTTGCTGTCCCTTCCGTTCCTTGAACTTCCACCAGCCTTTTTATGCGCCATTTCATGCCTCCAGGATGATCTTTTCTATAAGTAATTCGGTGTAGGACTGACGATGCCCCTTCTTTACCTTGTAATCTTTCCGTCTTTTGTACTTAAAGACCGTCACCTTGTCCTCTCGCGCCTGCGCGACAACCTTACCCTGCACATATGCCCCTTTCACAAAGGGCGTTCCCACGATTGCGCCCTGTCCGGCATCGACCATCAGCACATCCTTTAACTGGACATCCTCTCCTTCAGCGGCAGTTATGTACTCCAGTTTTACCTTGTTCCCCTCTGCTATCTTGTATTGCTTGCCTCCGCTCGCGATGATCGCATACATAGACCTTCTCCTTACTCTTATTTGAAAAAAAACACACTATAGTATGATAATTACTGCGAAAAAGTCAATAGAGAAAAAGCGTACGAAGGTGAGCGTCCTATCTTGTGAGCAACACCGGACAGAGTGCGCCCTTCAGAACGTTCCTCGCCACACCCCCGATTAAGTATTTTGCGATGCCGGATTGGCCAAGTGATGCAATGACAATGAGGTCAACCTTCTCCTCTTTCGCCTCCCGTAATATCTCATCGTATATGATTCCCGTCGCAATACTGGTATGGACCTCTACCTCCTTAGATTGCGGGAATTTTTCAAACTGTTTTTTCAGGCTGTTATACGCAGCATCAACAGCTTGCCTTTTAAGCTCTCCTATCATCTCTTCGCTGATGTTGTAATCGATGGCGCACCGGTATGTTGCCGGATAGATTACATGGAAAAGATAGACCGTGGCGTTATACTGTCTGGCTATATCCAGGGCCTGATCTAGGGCCCTGTCAGAATGCTCGGAAAAATCTGTCGGAACGAGGATCTTTGTTGGTTTTAACATTGGTATCACCCCCTTCACTTGCATGGGTCCGGAAAGAGGACCCAACTGTCCGGTGCAGCGTTGAACACGTTATTTCGTCAGCAGCACAGGACATTTTGCTCCCTTTAGAACGTTTCTCGCAACACCTCCGATCAAGTATCGCGCGATCCCTGTTCTCCCGAGGGATGCTATGACAATGAGATCGATAGCCTTCTCTTCCTGCACCCTGAGTATCTCTTCGGCAGGAATACCGTTTGTCACTTCGGAGATCACCTCCACTTCCTTGCTCTGCGGAAATTTGCCGATCTGCTTCCTGAGCTTGTTTTTTGCCTCTTTGACCAATGATTTCTCGTATTTCTGCAACACCCTGGGGGTAATGGTAATGTCAGAATAGTCATCTGTCAAAGCCCTTTGGATCCTCTCGTGGACAACGTGTAAGGCATACACTTTTGCCTTGTACTCGACGGCAATATCCAGCGCTTGCTGTAATGCTTTATCGGAATATCCTGAAAAATCGGTGGGCACAAGGATCTTTGTTGGCATAAGCATATCACACCCCTCCTTTCATGGTAAATCTTGCAACATTGCCGATCATCTTTTAATTATTACCTATCCTCCTATTTTAATAATAGCACCCATGTGTCGTTTGTCAATGAAGGAGGCAGCGGAGAGCAGAAATGGGAGGATGAGAGGATGGGAAGATGGGGGGATGGGAAGAGCAGATACTCGTCACTCGATGCTGGTTTGATACATTGCAAGAAGCAAGATACGAGGAACAAGGTTTCTGGTATCGTCATCGCGAGGAATTCTTTTTTTATCGTCATCGCGAGGAATTCTTTTTTTTATTGTCATCGCGAGGAATTCTTTTTTTTATCGTCATCGCGAGGAGCAAAGCGACGTGGCGATCCAAGGGGGTAAAATCTATTGAATGAGATTGCCGCGCTCCGCTCGCAATGACACAGGGTTTGCTATCAGCCACGAACCGTCTTTCCTTTCGTCCTTCGTCTTAAGCGGAGCGGACGTCCCTCGGTTCTTCCCCTTACGACTCACGCTTTACGATTCACGGGATTAGTGAGTAGAAATGCCTTTTGATCTCTGGTGATGTGCGGCTGAAATCATATTTACCGATGAAACTTTCAACAGAGATGTTTTTTGCCTCCCTGAATATGGCGTTGACCCTGGCGAATATTTCACCATTTTGATCCTCCATCCATGCCGTTGCAAGAACATCCCGTTTCTTGATGCTGAGAAATTTCCCCTTCGCGATATAAGGTGTATTACACATGACAGGTTTCAGAAAATCCATCTCCGTATGCCGTGTCATGCAGATCTTCTTTGTTTCCATAAAGATGGCATACCAGAGGATAACATCAAGGATGCCGAAGATCATGCCTCCGTGTAAAACGTCTGTGTACCCTTCGAAACGGTTATCGATATTCACATCGCAGTACACGACACCCTTATCGTACATCATTTTCAGTTGCAGGCCATCTTTTCTCTCGAATCCACAAAAAAAAGAGTCCGTATAAACCGGTAGAACACCCATTGCCTTTGTCCTCCTTCTCTTCTGCTCCTCTCATCCTCTCACCTTCTGTATTTACAGGTACCTCATCCCCAACTGTCCGCATCCCCCGCATATGTCCTGGCCCCTTGAATCCCGTATGATCGTCGTAAAATACCGATCGAGAAGATATGAGTGGAATCTTTTTATTGATGCAGGTTCCGGTGTTTTAAATTCCAGGTATGGTGACTCGTTATAGGGGATAAGGTTGATCTTACACTTTACACCTTTTAAAAGTTCAGCAAGCCTTTTCGCATCGTCAAGCGAATCATTGACACCTCTTAACAAGACGTATTCGAAGGTAATCCTTGTCCTGTTCGGTAGTTTGAATGCCTTCACGAACTGGATGATCTTTCCAATGGAATACAGTCTGTTGATGGGCATGATCGATGTCCGCGTTCCATCATCCGCCGCATTGAGGGAGATGGCAATGACGGCCGTCTTCGGCTCCAGCGTCTTCAGACCTTCAACAAGACCGACAGAAGAGATGGTGATCCTCCTGTATGAAAAATCAAGACCGAGGGTATTCTTTATGATATCAAGGGCAGGCATCACATTGTCCAGATTATCGACGGGTTCCCCCATACCCATGAGAACGATGTTCGTTATCCTTTCACCGGAGCCTTTTTTCAGGTCTTCTTTCACTGCCACGACCTGACCTACGATCTCGTGCACATCAAGATTTCTCTTGAAACCCATCCTGCCGGTGACACAAAACCTGCATCCCATCCGGCACCCGACCTGGGTTGATACGCAGAGGGTGTTCCTGTCTTTTTCAGGTATGAGAACGCTTTCTATGATATGTCCGTCCTCAGCAGAAAATGCAAATTTCTTGGAGCCGTCCTTCGATACGAGCGCCTCCTTCACCTGGAGCAGATCGGTAGAAAAGGTATCCTTGAAAATTTTACGGAGGCTCTTGGGTATATTGGTCATCTCGTCGAAGTCCAGGATGCCCTGGTTATAGACCCACCTGTAGAGCTGCCTTGCCCTGTATTTTTCTTTGCCCGATGCGCCTATCGCCTTTTCAAGCTCGGGAAGGGTGAAACCGAAAAAACTCTTCATTATATTTGGTTTTTCTCCGTATTGGATAGCCGTCTAATGCCCACATACAATACCAGAAAACACGGGGGCTTTCAAGGATTTAAGCAGTGAATAGTAGATAGCCGGCAGCAACAGATTTGGTCTGTCTGGTCTATTTGGTCTGTCTGGTCTATTTAGTCTATTTGGTCTATCTGGTCTATTTGGTCGATAGTGAAAGTCCTCGTAATTCGTGAATCGTAATTCGTGAATGGGTGAACCCTGTGAAAGGTGAGAGAACCCGTAATTCGTGAATGGGTGAACCCAATGCAAGGTAAATGCGTCATTGCGAGCGGAGCGCGGCGTTTTGTCATTGCGAGCCCGCAGGGCGCGGCAATCCCATCTTTTGAGATCACTACTTCACTTCACCCCTCGCACCTTGTGCTTTTCCACTTATGTCTCACGAATTACGAATTACGGTTGTTCTCCCCTTGCGTCTACGAGGTTTTAACCGGTATCCAGCGACGAGTATCTGCTCTTCTCACCTTCTCATCCCCTCATCTTCCCATTCTCTCATCTTCCGCTCTCCGCTGCCTTATAGATTTACAATGAGGGAATTGCCCGTTTTGAATCCTTTGATCGCGGCCCCGGAGATCTTTTTGAAAAACAGGGCGATCAGCTCTCTGTCCTGCGGTTCATCAACGTAGTCTTTTGTTCTCCGGTCGTAGGCAATAAACCTCTTTTCAATGAGGAGGGTCCTCATGACAATGTCGTCGTGTCCGTTCCTCCCACACTGCACTTCGAGGAGGTCGCTCAGCCTCCGCAGGCCGGGATCCCTGTCGAGGAGCTGTTTCACGACATTGATGAACCTGACAAGCTTCATGAATGTGAAGATGGCATCACGCGGGAGAAAGGGGTTGACGAGCGCCATATAACTCGATCGCAGTGTTTTTATATCTCCTTGCCGGAAACTGCCCGATACCTCATCGAATATGCGGCTTCCCGGCGCAAGGTAAAAGATGCTCGGACCGAGCAGCGCCCTCTTCCCCATGAGAAAAAGGATAGTCTCCGTAATATCTTCCGGTCTCTGGTCCGGCAGCCCTATGATAAAATGGATCTCCACGTCAAAACTGGACGCTTCCAGGAACGGCAGCAGCGTGAGGAAGTTTGCCGGCACCGCCCGTTTCTGTTGCTCTATGATAGACCCGGATATATCGACAAGAGAGAAGTTCAAGCGCCGGAAACCTGCGTCCCACATATTCTCCAGCGTCCTCATGTCCATCGTCTCCGCGTAGATGCCGTTCATCGCGGAGAGGGTCATCCCTTTTCCGTTGAGGAGGGAAAGGACCGTATTGAAAAAGGCAAGGTCGAGGTTCAGCATATCATCCTCGAAATCGATAGCCCTGATCCCGTAGTCAATACAGGATGATATCTCCCGCTCTATGCTTCCCATTGCCCTTTTCCTGTACGGGACAGGGGGCTTGCCGCAGAAGGTACAGCGGAAAGGGCAGCCCCGCGACGTGAGAAAGAAGGTATAGTTCTTTCCGCCTATCCGGTAATCGCCAGGGTTCAGCAGATCCCTCGCGGGGATGCGGTCGATGTCCCTTTCGATCGCTATGTCCGATATGAAATGATCGCCGTTGTGCTTCGAAGAAACCCCCAGTATATCGATGACGGCCTTTCCCGTGCCTGACCGTATCATGTTGACAAGGGCGGCAAGGGGCGTCTCGCCCTCCCCCCGTATGACGTAGTCTACATAAGGGCTCTGCAACAGGTGATGCGGAAAGAGCGTGGGGTGCGTGCCGCCCATGACAGTTATGATGTCATTGCTGACCTGCTTTGTTATCTTCGCTACCTCAAGGGCTTCGAGGGAATAAGTCGTGTATGAGGAGGTAATGGCAACGACATCAGGCGCGTGCTGCCTGATCGTCGCCTCAATCTCCTTTCTATCTGCGCCGAAACGGTAGTACCGGCGGAAGAGCGAGAAGGGAGAATAATGTGTGTCCCGGTAGTAGTCCTGCAATTCAGGAAACGGATGGCTGTTAATGACCTTCGGCCTTCTGTTGCTCCGCAGATCGATAATCGAGACGTCGCATATGTCCCTGATCGCCGCCGCAAGGTAGGCTAGCGCAAGCGGATACGTCCGTATAGACGTGTCATAAAAATCCTCAATAGGCGGCTGTATCAGAAGTACTTTCACGGAAAGATTATAAACTAAGGCGGTGAATAGTCGATAGCATAAAATCAGTGAATAGTCGATAGTGAATAGTGATAAAGGCGGTGGATAGTGAATGGTGAATAGTGAATAGCAAGAGACAAAAAAACCAAAAAAAACAATAAAAACAGTGAATAGTAAGGATGAGCATCGGCGTCGGAATTATTCCCGCAAATACGCACATTCCGCTCAATACCGAATTGCCTTCATGCATATAGCTTCGTTGCCGTCGTCGTCATTGACTCGACGTACAATTTGTACGCCTCCGTCGCCTCCTCCTCGTCGCCTCGCTCTATATTTGAATACAAATCGGTATTAAAGCGGCTTACATTCGCTCGCGTTTAAGCTTCGGAACTTTTGCTTCGCAAAAGACCGAGCTTCCTCGCCT
This sequence is a window from Syntrophorhabdaceae bacterium. Protein-coding genes within it:
- the rpmA gene encoding 50S ribosomal protein L27, yielding MAHKKAGGSSRNGRDSKGQRLGVKIFGGQAVKAGTIIMRQHGTKVHPGDNVGMGRDRTLFALIDGIVRFESAGDKKQAHVYPVE
- a CDS encoding universal stress protein, producing MLKPTKILVPTDFSEHSDRALDQALDIARQYNATVYLFHVIYPATYRCAIDYNISEEMIGELKRQAVDAAYNSLKKQFEKFPQSKEVEVHTSIATGIIYDEILREAKEEKVDLIVIASLGQSGIAKYLIGGVARNVLKGALCPVLLTR
- a CDS encoding PaaI family thioesterase; its protein translation is MGVLPVYTDSFFCGFERKDGLQLKMMYDKGVVYCDVNIDNRFEGYTDVLHGGMIFGILDVILWYAIFMETKKICMTRHTEMDFLKPVMCNTPYIAKGKFLSIKKRDVLATAWMEDQNGEIFARVNAIFREAKNISVESFIGKYDFSRTSPEIKRHFYSLIP
- a CDS encoding cobalamin-dependent protein (Presence of a B(12) (cobalamin)-binding domain implies dependence on cobalamin itself, in one of its several forms, or in some unusual lineages, dependence on a cobalamin-like analog.); its protein translation is MKVLLIQPPIEDFYDTSIRTYPLALAYLAAAIRDICDVSIIDLRSNRRPKVINSHPFPELQDYYRDTHYSPFSLFRRYYRFGADRKEIEATIRQHAPDVVAITSSYTTYSLEALEVAKITKQVSNDIITVMGGTHPTLFPHHLLQSPYVDYVIRGEGETPLAALVNMIRSGTGKAVIDILGVSSKHNGDHFISDIAIERDIDRIPARDLLNPGDYRIGGKNYTFFLTSRGCPFRCTFCGKPPVPYRKRAMGSIEREISSCIDYGIRAIDFEDDMLNLDLAFFNTVLSLLNGKGMTLSAMNGIYAETMDMRTLENMWDAGFRRLNFSLVDISGSIIEQQKRAVPANFLTLLPFLEASSFDVEIHFIIGLPDQRPEDITETILFLMGKRALLGPSIFYLAPGSRIFDEVSGSFRQGDIKTLRSSYMALVNPFLPRDAIFTFMKLVRFINVVKQLLDRDPGLRRLSDLLEVQCGRNGHDDIVMRTLLIEKRFIAYDRRTKDYVDEPQDRELIALFFKKISGAAIKGFKTGNSLIVNL
- the obgE gene encoding GTPase ObgE encodes the protein MKFVDEAKIYVEAGKGGNGCVSFRRESFVPRGGPDGGDGGKGGDVIISGMSSLTSLMDFRYKRIYRAENGKHGSGKNKTGRNGRDINISVPLGTVIYGEDDTSLLCEITQDGESHVIVKGGRGGRGNSRFLSSTHRTPLEFDYGGEGQGRHLHLVLKLLADIGLVGLPNAGKSTLISCLTEAKPKIGDYPFTTLTPSLGVLQDGEITFVVADIPGIVEGASGGKGLGIGFLKHIERTGMLLIVLDTSSGSPDEDYRILLSELGSYKEELLRKKRVIALNKIDLISHNDYMGWEDYFMGKGERVLSVSALKGWGIDQLKSELVNRKLEVSDQGITIGSA
- the rlmN gene encoding 23S rRNA (adenine(2503)-C(2))-methyltransferase RlmN; this encodes MKSFFGFTLPELEKAIGASGKEKYRARQLYRWVYNQGILDFDEMTNIPKSLRKIFKDTFSTDLLQVKEALVSKDGSKKFAFSAEDGHIIESVLIPEKDRNTLCVSTQVGCRMGCRFCVTGRMGFKRNLDVHEIVGQVVAVKEDLKKGSGERITNIVLMGMGEPVDNLDNVMPALDIIKNTLGLDFSYRRITISSVGLVEGLKTLEPKTAVIAISLNAADDGTRTSIMPINRLYSIGKIIQFVKAFKLPNRTRITFEYVLLRGVNDSLDDAKRLAELLKGVKCKINLIPYNESPYLEFKTPEPASIKRFHSYLLDRYFTTIIRDSRGQDICGGCGQLGMRYL
- the rplU gene encoding 50S ribosomal protein L21, whose amino-acid sequence is MYAIIASGGKQYKIAEGNKVKLEYITAAEGEDVQLKDVLMVDAGQGAIVGTPFVKGAYVQGKVVAQAREDKVTVFKYKRRKDYKVKKGHRQSYTELLIEKIILEA
- a CDS encoding universal stress protein, which encodes MPTKILVPTDFSGYSDKALQQALDIAVEYKAKVYALHVVHERIQRALTDDYSDITITPRVLQKYEKSLVKEAKNKLRKQIGKFPQSKEVEVISEVTNGIPAEEILRVQEEKAIDLIVIASLGRTGIARYLIGGVARNVLKGAKCPVLLTK